One stretch of Diabrotica undecimpunctata isolate CICGRU chromosome 5, icDiaUnde3, whole genome shotgun sequence DNA includes these proteins:
- the RpL29 gene encoding large ribosomal subunit protein eL29 produces MAKSKNHTNHNQNRKAHRNGIKKPKQFRHESTLGMDAKFLKNQRFSKRHNLSAKQQLKRANERKAERDNKGKK; encoded by the exons TGGCCAAGTCAAAGAATCACACAAATCATAACCAAA ATCGCAAAGCTCACCGTAACGgaattaaaaaaccaaaacagtTTCGTCATGAATCAACCTTAGGG atggATGCCAAATTCTTAAAAAACCAAAGGTTCTCTAAAAGGCACAATCTTAGCGCCAAACAACAACTTAAGCGTGCAAATGAAAGGAAAGCAGAGCGCgataataaaggaaaaaaatag